From the Granulicella sp. L56 genome, the window GCAGGAGCGGTTTCGCCTTCTCCCTGTTCTTACCCCTTGAGTTGTCGAAATAGAGAGATCGCTACGCTCCAGGTCCAGCGCCGTTCTCTTCGCTGGAGCGAATGCGGCACTTTTTTCAGTCCTGAACCAATGAGCGCATTGGCGATTTATCACTCACTGAGAGCAGTCATTGCAGCCTTCGGCTGGAAGCCATACCGGCTTGCTCTCGGATAGGTCGCGAGTCAATTCTCAGTTGGCTTGGTGATGTGGTCGATCACAAGGTTGGACACGGACTCATGCACAGGTTCAAGCTTGAGTCCAAGCTGCTCCTGCACCGCAGTGAAGATCGAGGGCCAGCTTTCTGGATCGCGTGCGGACCAGTCGCGGCCAAACTGAAGCGTGTAGTTGTAGATGCCAGTGAGGCCCGTCTTGTCAACGACGGGCGCTTCTACCATAGAGCTTAGGACACCGGTGATGGCCCGCATGGAAGAATCCGCTCCGACAAATTCGATGCCATGTTGCGATCCATGAGCTGCGATGTTCGCGATCGGCGGAGAAGTCGGTGCCTCTCCATTCGCGCGAGCCGGCGGCGGGGGCACAACCTGCATTTTGACGCCTCCTTTGCTCAGAACAAGGTTGTAGATAGAGCTGTTGCGGGTTTCAAGGTGTGTCTTGAGGTTCAGTCGTTGAGCCAGTAGCACGCGAATCGCGTTCCGCTTTTCAAGCCGGACCTCGTTA encodes:
- a CDS encoding TIGR03435 family protein, with the protein product MEEPNFTPTLTFDVAIIRLAPPPDANFHVSVSSPPHSSRFEATNLPIKALLQIAYGFDAPVVGAPDWVTSTLYDIQARSDEAADARLAKLTDNEVRLEKRNAIRVLLAQRLNLKTHLETRNSSIYNLVLSKGGVKMQVVPPPPARANGEAPTSPPIANIAAHGSQHGIEFVGADSSMRAITGVLSSMVEAPVVDKTGLTGIYNYTLQFGRDWSARDPESWPSIFTAVQEQLGLKLEPVHESVSNLVIDHITKPTEN